A window of the Henckelia pumila isolate YLH828 chromosome 3, ASM3356847v2, whole genome shotgun sequence genome harbors these coding sequences:
- the LOC140893032 gene encoding uncharacterized protein: MATSETMSTPNEWMQFYQTNYFSDHINQILPPSTAADSRSSNLTPNHGRISKPLRRRARASRRTPTTLFNTDTANFRSMVQRFTGAPVSRFAHASSQPPAAAAGLHAMNEAATAVINAPDPAAGFHMQYYSHHLLQQQQVFAMDRIQGGGGGGEVVSCHAPPGFSNTKDHRDYSNYMM; this comes from the coding sequence ATGGCTACAAGTGAAACAATGTCTACCCCTAATGAATGGATGCAATTCTACCAAACCAATTACTTTTCCGATCACATCAACCAAATCCTCCCTCCGTCCACCGCCGCCGACTCGAGGAGTAGCAACTTGACCCCGAATCACGGCCGCATATCGAAGCCCCTCCGGCGTCGGGCGAGGGCCTCCCGGCGGACCCCCACCACCCTTTTCAACACAGACACGGCCAACTTTCGGTCCATGGTGCAGCGATTCACGGGGGCCCCCGTCTCTCGTTTCGCTCATGCCAGTTCTCAGCCccccgccgccgccgccggcCTCCATGCTATGAATGAAGCTGCCACTGCTGTTATTAATGCTCCTGATCCCGCGGCTGGATTCCACATGCAGTACTATTCGCACCACCTCCTGCAGCAACAGCAAGTGTTCGCGATGGATAGGATTcagggcggcggcggcggcggggAGGTCGTTTCATGCCACGCGCCGCCGGGTTTTTCTAACACTAAAGATCATCGGGATTACAGCAACTACATGATGTGA